The Ursus arctos isolate Adak ecotype North America unplaced genomic scaffold, UrsArc2.0 scaffold_28, whole genome shotgun sequence genome has a window encoding:
- the UACA gene encoding uveal autoantigen with coiled-coil domains and ankyrin repeats isoform X2 encodes MMNCWFSCAPKNRHAADWNKYDDRLMKAAERGDVEKVSSILAKKGINPGKLDVEGRSAFHVVASKGNLECLNAILVHGVDITTTDTAGRNALHLAAKYGHALCLQKLLQYNCPTENIDLQGRTALHDAAMADCPSSIQLLCDHGASVNAKDVDGRTPLVLATQMCRPTICQLLIDRGAEINSRDKQNRTALMLGCEYGCKDAVEVLLKNGADVSLLDALGHDSSYYARIGDNLDILTLLKTASENTNKGRELWKKGPSLQQRNLPYMLEEVNMKSSQREHRNIQDLEIENEDLKERLRKIQQEQRILLDKVNGLQLQLNEEVMVADDLESEKEKLKSLLAAKEKQHEESLRTIETLKNRFKYFECTSPGVPAHMQSRSVLRPLELSLTNQTSYSESDILKKELEAMRTFCESAKQDRLKLQNELAHKVAECKALALECERIKEDSDEQIKQLEDALKDVQKRMYESEGKVKQMQTHFLALKEHLTSEAATGSHRLTEELKDQLKDMKAKYEGVSAEVGKLRNQIKQNELLVEQFRRDEGKLVEENKRLQKELSTCETERDKKGRRVAEAEGQVKELLAKLALSVPTEKFESLKSLLSSEVNEKVKKIGETEREYEKSLGEIRQLKRELENCKAKLAQHVKPEEHEQLKSRLEQRAGELMKKVTELTSKNQTLQRDVEKVYLDNKLLNQQVQDLTSEMKSHYVPLQVSEEMKKSHDVTVDGLKKQLLDVTQKYADKKLEMEKLMMENDSLSKNVSRLETVFVPPEKHQKEVMALKSSVADLKRQLSELNKKCGEDRERINALVSENTNLKKTLSTQYVPAKTHEEVKTALSGTLDKANRELLDAKKKFEDLNQEFVKTKAENEILRRNLENTQRQMKAEYISLREHEEKMSTINQNMKRVQDNSAEILANYKKGQEEIVTLHAEIEAQKKELDTIQECIKLKYAPIISFEECERKFKATEKELKEQLSEQTQKYQVREEEAKQCKQENDKLKKEICTLQKDLKDKNVLLENSHDTERALNRKAEELNKQLKDLLEKYTEVKTEKEKLVDENARRTSELLAAQTLLQKQHVPLEQVEALKKSLNGTIEHLKEELKNKQKCYEKEQQTVAKLHQKLENQKNSSVPLAEHLRIKEAFEKEVGIIKASLREKEEESQNKTEEVSKLQSEVQNTKQALKKLETREVVDLSKYKATKSDLEGQISNLNEKLANLNRKYEEACEEVLHAQKKHLSAKDEKELLHFSIEQEIKDQQERCDKSLTTITELQKRIQESAKQIEAKDNKITELLNDVERLKQALSGLSQLTVPSGGPSRRQSPLIDSLQQQVKSLQRQLADADRQHQEVIAIYRTHLLSAAQGHMDEDVQAALLQIIQMRQGLVC; translated from the exons cTTCCATGTTGTGGCCTCCAAGGGGAATCTTGAATGCTTGAACGCCATCCTTGTACATGGAGTTGATATTACAACCACCGACACTGCCG gaaGAAATGCTCTTCACCTGGCTGCGAAGTATGGGCATGCATTGTGTCTACAAAAACTTCTACAG TACAATTGTCCCACCGAAAATATAGATCTGCAGGGAAGAACTGCACTTCACGACGCAG CCATGGCAGACTGTCCTTCCAGCATACAGCTGCTTTGTGACCACGGGGCCTCCGTGAATGCCAAAGACGTG GATGGGCGGACACCCCTGGTTCTGGCTACTCAGATGTGTAGGCCAACGATATGTCAACTGCTGATAGATAGAGGGGCGGAGATTAATTCCAGAGACAAACAAAACAG AACGGCTCTCATGCTGGGTTGTGAGTATGGTTGTAAAGACGCCGTAGAAGTCTTACTTAAAAATGGTGCTGATGTGAGCCTGCTGGATGCCCTGGGCCATGATAGCTCTTACTACGCAAGAATTGGGGACAATCTGGACATTCTGACTTTATTGAAGACTGCGTCAGAAAATACCAACAAAG GGAGAGAACTTTGGAAGAAAGGACCATCTTTACAGCAG CGAAATTTGCCATACATGCTAGAAGAAGTAAATATGAAATCAAGTCAGAGGGAGCATCGAAACAttcag GATCTGGAGATTGAAAATGAAGATTTGAAAGAGAGGTTGAGAAAAATTCAGCAAGAACAGAGAATATTACTGGATAAAGTCAATGGTTTACAACTACAACTGAATGAG gaaGTAATGGTTGCTGACGATCTGGAAAGTGAG aaagaaaagctgAAGTCCCTTTTGGCAGCTAAAGAAAAGCAACACGAAGAAAGCCTAAGAACTATTGAGACTCtgaaaaatagatttaaatattttgag TGTACTTCCCCAGGGGTGCCAGCCCACATGCAGAGCAGGTCCGTGTTAAGACCACTGGAGCTGTCGTTAACCAATCAAACCTCATATTCCGAAAgtgacattttaaagaaagagttaGAAGCCATGAGAACTTTCTGCGAATCCGCGAAACAAGACCGCCTCAAGCTCCAGAACGAGCTGGCGCACAAGGTGGCCGAGTGCAAAGCCTTAGCGCTAGAATGTGAACGCATCAAGGAGGATTCGGACGAGCAGATAAAGCAGTTAGAAGACGCACTGAAAGATGTGCAGAAGAGAATGTATGAGTCCGAAGGTAAAGTAAAACAAATGCAGACACACTTTCTTGCCCTTAAAGAGCACCTGACAAGTGAAGCAGCCACAGGGAGCCACAGGCTAACGGAGGAGCTGAAGGACCAGTTGAAGGACATGAAAGCGAAATACGAGGGCGTGTCAGCAGAAGTGGGAAAATTGCGAAACCAAATCAAACAAAACGAACTGTTAGTAGAACAGTTTAGGAGGGACGAAGGCAAGCTGGTGGAAGAGAATAAGCGATTGCAGAAGGAACTCAGTACGTGTGAAACGGAGCGAgacaagaagggaaggagggtcGCCGAGGCGGAAGGCCAGGTAAAAGAACTCTTAGCAAAGCTGGCCCTTTCAGTTCCGACAGAAAAATTTGAAAGCCTGAAGAGCTTATTATCGAGTGAAGTAAACGAGAAGGTGAAAAAAATAGGAGAGACGGAAAGAGAGTATGAAAAATCACTTGGTGAAATCAGACAGTTAAAGAGAGAGCTTGAGAATTGTAAGGCCAAGCTTGCTCAGCACGTCAAGCCAGAGGAACACGAGCAGCTCAAGAGCAGActggagcagagagcaggggaACTCATGAAGAAGGTCACCGAACTGACGTCAAAAAATCAGACGTTGCAGAGGGACGTGGAAAAGGTTTATCTGGATAATAAGCTCCTCAACCAGCAAGTACAGGACTTAACAAGTGAAATGAAAAGTCATTATGTTCCTCTTCAAGTCAGCGAAGAGATGAAAAAGTCACATGACGTCACTGTCGATGGGCTGAAGAAACAGCTTTTAGATGTAACACAAAAATACGCAGACAAGAAGCTGGAAATGGAGAAACTGATGATGGAAAATGACAGTTTAAGTAAGAACGTTAGCCGCCTGGAAACTGTGTTCGTGCCTCCCGAGAAACACCAAAAGGAGGTCATGGCTCTGAAATCCAGCGTCGCTGACCTCAAACGACAGCTGTCTGAACTGAATAAGAAGTGCGGTGAAGACCGAGAGAGAATAAATGCACTCGTGtctgaaaacactaacttgaaaaagACCCTGAGTACCCAGTATGTGCCGGCTAAAACCCACGAGGAGGTAAAAACCGCATTGAGTGGCACACTGGATAAGGCCAACAGAGAATTACTAGATGCGAAGAAAAAATTCGAAGATCTTAATCAggaatttgtaaaaacaaaagctgagaatGAAATCCTCAGGAGAAACCTGGAAAACACTCAGAGGCAAATGAAAGCTGAGTACATCAGCCTCCGAGAGCACGAGGAGAAGATGAGTACCATAAACCAGAACATGAAGAGGGTACAGGATAACAGTGCGGAAATTCTGGCTAACTACAAAAAGGGCCAGGAGGAGATTGTGACACTGCATGCCGAGATTGAAGCCCAGAAGAAGGAACTTGACACGATACAGGAATGCATTAAGCTCAAATATGCTCCAATCATCAGCTTCGAAGAGTGTGAGagaaaatttaaagcaacagAGAAAGAACTAAAAGAACAGTTATCAGAGCAGACACAAAAATACCAAGTCAGGGAGGAAGAGGCCAAGCAGTGCAAGCAAGAGAATGACAAGTTGAAGAAGGAGATTTGCACTCTTCAGAAGGATTTGAAGGATAAGAATGTTCTCCTTGAGAACTCTCATGACACGGAGAGAGCACTAAACAGGAAAGCAGAGGAGCTAAACAAACAGTTGAAAGACCTGTTAGAGAAATACACGGAGGTGAAGACCGAGAAGGAGAAGCTGGTTGACGAAAATGCCAGACGGACTTCTGAGCTTCTTGCAGCCCAGACCCTTCTGCAAAAGCAGCATGTCCCATTGGAACAGGTCGAGGCCCTGAAAAAATCTCTTAATGGCACTATTGAGCATCTGAAGGAAGAACTGAAGAATAAGCAGAAGTGTTATGAGAAAGAGCAGCAGACAGTGGCTAAACTGCATCAGAAGTTGGAGAACCAAAAGAACTCTTCGGTGCCCCTGGCAGAGCATTTGCGGATTAAGGAAGCATTCGAGAAGGAAGTGGGCATCATAAAGGCCAGcctgagggaaaaggaagaagaaagccaGAACAAAACCGAAGAGGTCTCCAAACTCCAGTCTGAAGTTCAGAACACAAAACAAGCATTAAAAAAACTAGAGACGAGAGAAGTAGTCGATTTGTCTAAATATAAAGCAACAAAAAGTGATTTGGAGGGCCAGATTTCCAACCTAAATGAAAAGCTGGCCAATCTGAATAGAAAGTATGAAGAAGCCTGTGAGGAGGTGCTGCATGCCCAAAAGAAGCACCTGTCTGCCAAGGACGAGAAGGAATTACTGCATTTCAGCATAGAGCAAGAAATCAAGGATCAGCAGGAGCGGTGTGATAAGTCCTTAACAACAATCACAGAGTTACAGAAGAGAATACAGGAGTCCGCCAAACAAATTGAAGCGAAAGATAATAAG ATAACAGAACTGCTTAATGACGTGGAAAGACTGAAGCAGGCACTCAGTGGCCTTTCACAGCTCACGGTGCCGAGCGGGGGTCCCAGCAGGAGGCAGAGCCCGCTGATCGACAGCCTGCAGCAGCAAGTGAAGTCCCTGCAGCGGCAGCTGGCT
- the UACA gene encoding uveal autoantigen with coiled-coil domains and ankyrin repeats isoform X3, whose protein sequence is MKSLKSRLRRQDASGPASSGAAATASAHAADWNKYDDRLMKAAERGDVEKVSSILAKKGINPGKLDVEGRSAFHVVASKGNLECLNAILVHGVDITTTDTAGRNALHLAAKYGHALCLQKLLQYNCPTENIDLQGRTALHDAAMADCPSSIQLLCDHGASVNAKDVDGRTPLVLATQMCRPTICQLLIDRGAEINSRDKQNRTALMLGCEYGCKDAVEVLLKNGADVSLLDALGHDSSYYARIGDNLDILTLLKTASENTNKGRELWKKGPSLQQRNLPYMLEEVNMKSSQREHRNIQDLEIENEDLKERLRKIQQEQRILLDKVNGLQLQLNEEVMVADDLESEKEKLKSLLAAKEKQHEESLRTIETLKNRFKYFECTSPGVPAHMQSRSVLRPLELSLTNQTSYSESDILKKELEAMRTFCESAKQDRLKLQNELAHKVAECKALALECERIKEDSDEQIKQLEDALKDVQKRMYESEGKVKQMQTHFLALKEHLTSEAATGSHRLTEELKDQLKDMKAKYEGVSAEVGKLRNQIKQNELLVEQFRRDEGKLVEENKRLQKELSTCETERDKKGRRVAEAEGQVKELLAKLALSVPTEKFESLKSLLSSEVNEKVKKIGETEREYEKSLGEIRQLKRELENCKAKLAQHVKPEEHEQLKSRLEQRAGELMKKVTELTSKNQTLQRDVEKVYLDNKLLNQQVQDLTSEMKSHYVPLQVSEEMKKSHDVTVDGLKKQLLDVTQKYADKKLEMEKLMMENDSLSKNVSRLETVFVPPEKHQKEVMALKSSVADLKRQLSELNKKCGEDRERINALVSENTNLKKTLSTQYVPAKTHEEVKTALSGTLDKANRELLDAKKKFEDLNQEFVKTKAENEILRRNLENTQRQMKAEYISLREHEEKMSTINQNMKRVQDNSAEILANYKKGQEEIVTLHAEIEAQKKELDTIQECIKLKYAPIISFEECERKFKATEKELKEQLSEQTQKYQVREEEAKQCKQENDKLKKEICTLQKDLKDKNVLLENSHDTERALNRKAEELNKQLKDLLEKYTEVKTEKEKLVDENARRTSELLAAQTLLQKQHVPLEQVEALKKSLNGTIEHLKEELKNKQKCYEKEQQTVAKLHQKLENQKNSSVPLAEHLRIKEAFEKEVGIIKASLREKEEESQNKTEEVSKLQSEVQNTKQALKKLETREVVDLSKYKATKSDLEGQISNLNEKLANLNRKYEEACEEVLHAQKKHLSAKDEKELLHFSIEQEIKDQQERCDKSLTTITELQKRIQESAKQIEAKDNKITELLNDVERLKQALSGLSQLTVPSGGPSRRQSPLIDSLQQQVKSLQRQLADADRQHQEVIAIYRTHLLSAAQGHMDEDVQAALLQIIQMRQGLVC, encoded by the exons cTTCCATGTTGTGGCCTCCAAGGGGAATCTTGAATGCTTGAACGCCATCCTTGTACATGGAGTTGATATTACAACCACCGACACTGCCG gaaGAAATGCTCTTCACCTGGCTGCGAAGTATGGGCATGCATTGTGTCTACAAAAACTTCTACAG TACAATTGTCCCACCGAAAATATAGATCTGCAGGGAAGAACTGCACTTCACGACGCAG CCATGGCAGACTGTCCTTCCAGCATACAGCTGCTTTGTGACCACGGGGCCTCCGTGAATGCCAAAGACGTG GATGGGCGGACACCCCTGGTTCTGGCTACTCAGATGTGTAGGCCAACGATATGTCAACTGCTGATAGATAGAGGGGCGGAGATTAATTCCAGAGACAAACAAAACAG AACGGCTCTCATGCTGGGTTGTGAGTATGGTTGTAAAGACGCCGTAGAAGTCTTACTTAAAAATGGTGCTGATGTGAGCCTGCTGGATGCCCTGGGCCATGATAGCTCTTACTACGCAAGAATTGGGGACAATCTGGACATTCTGACTTTATTGAAGACTGCGTCAGAAAATACCAACAAAG GGAGAGAACTTTGGAAGAAAGGACCATCTTTACAGCAG CGAAATTTGCCATACATGCTAGAAGAAGTAAATATGAAATCAAGTCAGAGGGAGCATCGAAACAttcag GATCTGGAGATTGAAAATGAAGATTTGAAAGAGAGGTTGAGAAAAATTCAGCAAGAACAGAGAATATTACTGGATAAAGTCAATGGTTTACAACTACAACTGAATGAG gaaGTAATGGTTGCTGACGATCTGGAAAGTGAG aaagaaaagctgAAGTCCCTTTTGGCAGCTAAAGAAAAGCAACACGAAGAAAGCCTAAGAACTATTGAGACTCtgaaaaatagatttaaatattttgag TGTACTTCCCCAGGGGTGCCAGCCCACATGCAGAGCAGGTCCGTGTTAAGACCACTGGAGCTGTCGTTAACCAATCAAACCTCATATTCCGAAAgtgacattttaaagaaagagttaGAAGCCATGAGAACTTTCTGCGAATCCGCGAAACAAGACCGCCTCAAGCTCCAGAACGAGCTGGCGCACAAGGTGGCCGAGTGCAAAGCCTTAGCGCTAGAATGTGAACGCATCAAGGAGGATTCGGACGAGCAGATAAAGCAGTTAGAAGACGCACTGAAAGATGTGCAGAAGAGAATGTATGAGTCCGAAGGTAAAGTAAAACAAATGCAGACACACTTTCTTGCCCTTAAAGAGCACCTGACAAGTGAAGCAGCCACAGGGAGCCACAGGCTAACGGAGGAGCTGAAGGACCAGTTGAAGGACATGAAAGCGAAATACGAGGGCGTGTCAGCAGAAGTGGGAAAATTGCGAAACCAAATCAAACAAAACGAACTGTTAGTAGAACAGTTTAGGAGGGACGAAGGCAAGCTGGTGGAAGAGAATAAGCGATTGCAGAAGGAACTCAGTACGTGTGAAACGGAGCGAgacaagaagggaaggagggtcGCCGAGGCGGAAGGCCAGGTAAAAGAACTCTTAGCAAAGCTGGCCCTTTCAGTTCCGACAGAAAAATTTGAAAGCCTGAAGAGCTTATTATCGAGTGAAGTAAACGAGAAGGTGAAAAAAATAGGAGAGACGGAAAGAGAGTATGAAAAATCACTTGGTGAAATCAGACAGTTAAAGAGAGAGCTTGAGAATTGTAAGGCCAAGCTTGCTCAGCACGTCAAGCCAGAGGAACACGAGCAGCTCAAGAGCAGActggagcagagagcaggggaACTCATGAAGAAGGTCACCGAACTGACGTCAAAAAATCAGACGTTGCAGAGGGACGTGGAAAAGGTTTATCTGGATAATAAGCTCCTCAACCAGCAAGTACAGGACTTAACAAGTGAAATGAAAAGTCATTATGTTCCTCTTCAAGTCAGCGAAGAGATGAAAAAGTCACATGACGTCACTGTCGATGGGCTGAAGAAACAGCTTTTAGATGTAACACAAAAATACGCAGACAAGAAGCTGGAAATGGAGAAACTGATGATGGAAAATGACAGTTTAAGTAAGAACGTTAGCCGCCTGGAAACTGTGTTCGTGCCTCCCGAGAAACACCAAAAGGAGGTCATGGCTCTGAAATCCAGCGTCGCTGACCTCAAACGACAGCTGTCTGAACTGAATAAGAAGTGCGGTGAAGACCGAGAGAGAATAAATGCACTCGTGtctgaaaacactaacttgaaaaagACCCTGAGTACCCAGTATGTGCCGGCTAAAACCCACGAGGAGGTAAAAACCGCATTGAGTGGCACACTGGATAAGGCCAACAGAGAATTACTAGATGCGAAGAAAAAATTCGAAGATCTTAATCAggaatttgtaaaaacaaaagctgagaatGAAATCCTCAGGAGAAACCTGGAAAACACTCAGAGGCAAATGAAAGCTGAGTACATCAGCCTCCGAGAGCACGAGGAGAAGATGAGTACCATAAACCAGAACATGAAGAGGGTACAGGATAACAGTGCGGAAATTCTGGCTAACTACAAAAAGGGCCAGGAGGAGATTGTGACACTGCATGCCGAGATTGAAGCCCAGAAGAAGGAACTTGACACGATACAGGAATGCATTAAGCTCAAATATGCTCCAATCATCAGCTTCGAAGAGTGTGAGagaaaatttaaagcaacagAGAAAGAACTAAAAGAACAGTTATCAGAGCAGACACAAAAATACCAAGTCAGGGAGGAAGAGGCCAAGCAGTGCAAGCAAGAGAATGACAAGTTGAAGAAGGAGATTTGCACTCTTCAGAAGGATTTGAAGGATAAGAATGTTCTCCTTGAGAACTCTCATGACACGGAGAGAGCACTAAACAGGAAAGCAGAGGAGCTAAACAAACAGTTGAAAGACCTGTTAGAGAAATACACGGAGGTGAAGACCGAGAAGGAGAAGCTGGTTGACGAAAATGCCAGACGGACTTCTGAGCTTCTTGCAGCCCAGACCCTTCTGCAAAAGCAGCATGTCCCATTGGAACAGGTCGAGGCCCTGAAAAAATCTCTTAATGGCACTATTGAGCATCTGAAGGAAGAACTGAAGAATAAGCAGAAGTGTTATGAGAAAGAGCAGCAGACAGTGGCTAAACTGCATCAGAAGTTGGAGAACCAAAAGAACTCTTCGGTGCCCCTGGCAGAGCATTTGCGGATTAAGGAAGCATTCGAGAAGGAAGTGGGCATCATAAAGGCCAGcctgagggaaaaggaagaagaaagccaGAACAAAACCGAAGAGGTCTCCAAACTCCAGTCTGAAGTTCAGAACACAAAACAAGCATTAAAAAAACTAGAGACGAGAGAAGTAGTCGATTTGTCTAAATATAAAGCAACAAAAAGTGATTTGGAGGGCCAGATTTCCAACCTAAATGAAAAGCTGGCCAATCTGAATAGAAAGTATGAAGAAGCCTGTGAGGAGGTGCTGCATGCCCAAAAGAAGCACCTGTCTGCCAAGGACGAGAAGGAATTACTGCATTTCAGCATAGAGCAAGAAATCAAGGATCAGCAGGAGCGGTGTGATAAGTCCTTAACAACAATCACAGAGTTACAGAAGAGAATACAGGAGTCCGCCAAACAAATTGAAGCGAAAGATAATAAG ATAACAGAACTGCTTAATGACGTGGAAAGACTGAAGCAGGCACTCAGTGGCCTTTCACAGCTCACGGTGCCGAGCGGGGGTCCCAGCAGGAGGCAGAGCCCGCTGATCGACAGCCTGCAGCAGCAAGTGAAGTCCCTGCAGCGGCAGCTGGCT